One Hippoglossus stenolepis isolate QCI-W04-F060 chromosome 22, HSTE1.2, whole genome shotgun sequence DNA segment encodes these proteins:
- the lin7a gene encoding protein lin-7 homolog A — translation MATVVQPLTLDRDVARAIELLEKLQESGDVPGHKLQSLKKVLQSEFCTAIREVYQYMHETITVNGCPEYQARATAKATVAAFAASEGHSHPRVVELPKTEEGLGFNVMGGKEQNSPIYISRIIPGGVAERHGGLKRGDQLLSVNGVSVEGEHHEKAVELLKAAKDSVKLVVRYTPKVLEEMEARFEKLRTARRRQQQQILMQQQQQQNLASQQNHMS, via the exons ATGGCGACAGTGGTCCAACCGCTCACCCTGGATCGAG ATGTTGCCAGAGCCATCGAGctgctggagaagctgcaggagtcGGGCGACGTCCCCGGTCACAAGCTCCAGTCCCTGAAGAAGGTGCTTCAGAGCGAGTTCTGCACGGCCATCAGAGAG GTGTACCAGTACATGCACGAAACAATTACAGTGAATGGCTGTCCAGAGTACCAGGCGAGGGCCACCGCGAAG GCCACGGTCGCAGCCTTCGCAGCCAGCGAGGGTCACTCCCACCCGCGGGTGGTGGAGCTCCCCAAGACGGAGGAGGGGCTGGGCTTCAACGTGATGGGCGGCAAAGAACAGAACTCACCCATCTACATCTCCCGCATCATTCCCGGCGGCGTGGCGGAGCGGCACGGCGGCCTGAAGCGAGGGGACCAGCTCCTGTCCGTCAACGGCGTG AGCGTGGAGGGCGAGCACCACGAGAAGGCGGTGGAGCTGCTGAAGGCGGCCAAGGACAGCGTGAAGCTGGTGGTCCGCTACACGCCCAAAgtgctggaggagatggaggcgCGCTTCGAGAAGCTGCGCACGGCCCGGCggcgccagcagcagcagatcctcatgcagcagcagcagcagcagaacctgGCGTCTCAGCAGAACCACATGTCGTAG